One Oscillospiraceae bacterium genomic window carries:
- a CDS encoding nucleotide exchange factor GrpE, whose product MKEKMTENKESRKKAKDSAEPESNISESVPPAQEDNNVKSTEGSSAKNEKAEVSEAEDSVRAEELLKIKIEALQKELATKQDEIDGLNDRYLRMAAEYDNFKKRTQKEKEELSILSKNELLKQLLPVFDNIERASDIKNSDMLSEGLALILKSFKQVLDKNGIKEIDILGKEFDPILCEALAHVDDDDKPENTVCEILQKGYVYGDKVIRHALVKVVN is encoded by the coding sequence AGATTCAGCTGAACCGGAAAGCAATATTTCGGAAAGTGTTCCTCCGGCTCAAGAAGATAATAATGTTAAGTCAACCGAAGGATCATCTGCAAAAAATGAAAAAGCCGAAGTATCTGAAGCCGAAGATAGTGTCCGCGCTGAAGAACTTTTGAAAATAAAAATTGAAGCTTTGCAGAAAGAACTCGCAACTAAACAGGACGAAATTGACGGATTAAATGACAGGTATCTGCGAATGGCAGCAGAATACGATAATTTTAAAAAACGCACTCAAAAAGAAAAAGAGGAGCTTTCAATACTTTCGAAAAACGAATTATTAAAACAGCTTTTGCCTGTATTCGATAATATCGAAAGAGCTTCTGATATAAAAAATTCAGACATGCTGTCAGAAGGACTGGCTTTGATATTAAAATCCTTCAAGCAGGTGCTTGATAAAAACGGCATAAAAGAGATTGATATTCTCGGAAAGGAATTTGATCCTATTTTATGCGAGGCTCTCGCTCACGTTGATGACGATGATAAGCCCGAAAACACAGTCTGCGAAATACTACAAAAAGGTTATGTATACGGCGATAAAGTGATTCGTCACGCTCTCGTGAAAGTAGTAAACTAA